The following DNA comes from Terriglobia bacterium.
AGGCGGGGGTTCGAGAGGCCGTGGCCACCGTGCTGTCGGAAGAGGGCTACGCCGTTCTCGAGGCCGGAGATGGTACGAGCGGTGTGTCGCTGGCATTGCGGGAGCGTCCGGCGCTTGTCATACTGGACGTTCTCATGGAACCCATGAGCGGTTGGGAAGTCTGTCGCATTCTCCGCCAGATCAAGGAGCTTGCGGACACGCCGGTTTTGATGTTGACGGGGAAGCAGGACGTGAAAGACAAGATTACCGCCATGCAGGTGGGTGCCAACGACTTTCTGCCCAAGCCGTTCCGAAACGAGGAGTTGAAGCGGCGCGTGGAACGGCTGGCCTGTGGGGCGATTTTAACTTACTAGGCGGAGGGGTGGATTTGAAGAAAGACGACGCCGGCCGGTTGAACCGTCAGGGTTGGAGCGAAGCCCATGTACCCAGTCCTTCAGACCTCGCCCTGAATACCTTGACGGTCCTGGAGTGC
Coding sequences within:
- a CDS encoding response regulator codes for the protein MDNKKIIVVDDEAGVREAVATVLSEEGYAVLEAGDGTSGVSLALRERPALVILDVLMEPMSGWEVCRILRQIKELADTPVLMLTGKQDVKDKITAMQVGANDFLPKPFRNEELKRRVERLACGAILTY